In one Spirosoma rigui genomic region, the following are encoded:
- a CDS encoding Cif family virulence factor produces the protein MHSFLILLLLAGVPMRLSAQATSPDELAIQMVIEHETQAYLDRNTDRQSACWADSTGLSQRICLNDGRIIAADGDHAALRRGLESYFRQLPDPDPSVFEHRHYKIRIRGEAAFVTFVQIMQCAGRPASYSQQVRYLEREAGSWKIIHSGVSYYDPTSRQVQASR, from the coding sequence ATGCACTCTTTTCTCATTCTTCTCTTATTGGCCGGAGTTCCGATGCGGCTGTCGGCCCAGGCGACCAGCCCGGACGAATTAGCCATACAAATGGTCATCGAACACGAAACCCAGGCGTATCTCGACCGTAACACCGACCGGCAGAGCGCCTGCTGGGCAGACAGCACCGGCTTATCGCAGCGGATTTGCCTTAACGATGGTCGAATCATTGCCGCCGACGGCGATCATGCAGCGCTACGGCGTGGTCTGGAAAGCTACTTCCGGCAACTGCCCGACCCTGATCCATCGGTTTTTGAACACCGGCACTACAAAATTCGAATTCGGGGTGAGGCTGCGTTTGTCACCTTTGTCCAGATCATGCAGTGTGCCGGCCGTCCGGCCAGCTACAGCCAGCAGGTGCGGTATCTGGAACGGGAAGCCGGCAGTTGGAAGATCATCCATTCCGGCGTATCGTACTACGATCCGACGTCCAGGCAGGTGCAAGCCAGTCGGTAA
- the hemE gene encoding uroporphyrinogen decarboxylase: MTLQNDLLLRTARGELTERVPVWMMRQAGRVLAEYRAVRERAGSFITLAKTPELAAEVTIQPVDAFGVDAAIIFSDILVVPEAMGLPYEMIESRGPVFPTTVRTTADLSRLRVADAESDLGYVLDAIRLTKKELNGRVPLIGFAGAPFTIFCYMTEGKGSKTFSIAKKLLYTDPVFAHTLLQQITDSTIAYLKAQVRAGVNLVQLFDSWAGILSPEQYRLFSLPYIKQICDALGSEIHDGVVSHAPVPVTVFAKGAFFARHEIGQLSCSVVGLDWNMDPAESRELIPNKVLQGNLDPCVLYADFAQIRAEVKNMLDAFGHQHYIANLGHGIYPDTDPDKARCFVDAIKEM, translated from the coding sequence ATGACTTTACAAAACGATTTGCTGCTCCGCACGGCGCGGGGTGAGTTGACCGAGCGGGTGCCGGTCTGGATGATGCGGCAGGCTGGTCGCGTACTGGCTGAATACCGGGCTGTTCGGGAGCGGGCCGGGAGTTTTATTACGCTGGCTAAAACCCCTGAACTGGCGGCCGAAGTGACCATCCAACCCGTCGATGCGTTTGGCGTCGACGCAGCTATTATCTTCTCCGATATTCTGGTAGTTCCCGAAGCCATGGGCCTTCCCTACGAGATGATCGAGAGCCGGGGCCCGGTGTTCCCGACCACCGTTCGTACTACCGCCGACCTCAGCCGCCTGCGCGTAGCCGACGCAGAAAGCGATCTGGGCTACGTGCTGGATGCGATTCGCCTGACCAAAAAAGAACTGAACGGGCGTGTTCCGCTCATTGGTTTCGCCGGGGCACCGTTTACCATCTTTTGCTACATGACCGAAGGCAAAGGCTCTAAAACGTTCTCCATCGCCAAGAAGCTGCTATATACCGATCCCGTTTTTGCCCACACGCTGCTGCAGCAGATTACCGACAGCACCATTGCTTACCTCAAAGCACAGGTGCGGGCGGGCGTTAACCTGGTGCAACTATTCGATTCGTGGGCGGGTATCCTGTCGCCGGAGCAATACCGCCTGTTTTCGCTGCCTTACATCAAGCAGATCTGTGATGCCCTGGGCAGCGAAATCCACGACGGTGTAGTTAGCCACGCACCCGTACCGGTCACGGTCTTCGCCAAAGGCGCTTTCTTTGCCCGCCACGAGATCGGTCAGCTGAGTTGCTCGGTGGTGGGGCTCGACTGGAACATGGACCCGGCTGAGTCACGGGAGCTGATCCCGAACAAAGTATTACAGGGTAACCTCGACCCCTGCGTCCTCTACGCTGATTTTGCCCAGATCCGGGCGGAGGTTAAAAACATGCTCGATGCCTTTGGTCACCAGCATTACATTGCCAACCTGGGCCACGGTATTTATCCCGATACCGATCCGGACAAAGCCCGCTGCTTTGTCGATGCGATCAAGGAAATGTAG
- a CDS encoding bifunctional heptose 7-phosphate kinase/heptose 1-phosphate adenyltransferase yields the protein MSLDELFDQFDNLRVLIIGDVMLDSYVWGRVERISPEAPVPVVTVDRRELRLGGAGNVLLNVQALGAEAIICSIIGTDTPGDQLKQELCNRGLSCDGLIRSQDRITTIKERIIASSQQVVRVDTETDRYITADERAQLVAKAKELIPSCHVVIFEDYDKGVLSKEAIAEITDFANAQNVPTVVDPKKRNFLSYQNTTLFKPNLKELREGLKLDFDVDNTTEFRAAVDQLKSTLNVKGALITLSERGVFIDFNGEQRQLPAHIRQIADVSGAGDTVISIAACCVALKQSPAVIAGLSNLGGGLVCESVGVVPINKAQLKQEAKENL from the coding sequence ATGTCGCTTGACGAATTGTTTGACCAGTTCGATAACCTACGCGTACTGATTATTGGTGATGTAATGCTCGACTCCTATGTATGGGGACGCGTAGAACGAATTTCGCCCGAAGCACCCGTGCCCGTGGTGACCGTTGACCGGCGTGAACTACGGCTCGGTGGGGCGGGCAATGTCCTGCTCAATGTGCAGGCGCTGGGTGCTGAAGCCATCATCTGCTCCATCATCGGTACCGATACGCCCGGCGATCAGCTCAAGCAGGAGTTATGCAACCGGGGCCTTAGCTGCGACGGTCTGATCCGGAGCCAGGACCGGATTACAACCATCAAGGAACGGATCATTGCCAGTTCGCAGCAGGTAGTGCGGGTCGATACCGAAACGGATAGGTACATTACGGCCGACGAACGGGCGCAACTCGTGGCCAAAGCGAAGGAGCTGATTCCCAGCTGCCACGTGGTCATCTTCGAGGATTACGACAAAGGCGTGCTGAGCAAGGAAGCGATCGCCGAAATCACTGATTTTGCCAACGCGCAGAACGTGCCAACGGTGGTTGACCCTAAGAAACGTAATTTCCTGTCGTATCAGAACACGACACTCTTCAAGCCCAATCTAAAGGAGCTACGCGAAGGACTGAAGCTGGATTTTGACGTTGACAACACGACCGAGTTCAGGGCCGCGGTCGATCAGCTGAAATCGACGCTGAACGTGAAAGGGGCGCTGATCACCTTATCGGAGCGGGGGGTGTTCATCGACTTCAATGGCGAGCAGCGGCAACTCCCGGCCCATATTCGCCAGATCGCCGATGTGTCGGGGGCGGGCGATACCGTAATCAGTATTGCCGCCTGTTGCGTTGCGCTGAAACAGTCGCCCGCTGTTATTGCCGGTCTATCGAACCTGGGCGGTGGCCTCGTCTGTGAATCGGTAGGGGTGGTACCCATCAACAAAGCGCAGCTCAAACAGGAAGCCAAAGAGAATCTGTAA
- a CDS encoding NADH-quinone oxidoreductase subunit N, producing MLTDQLTNILRSLGGFGPEVWLSVAFCALLVAELLLLRSDRRKARQVLAGLSIGAVLGAGIWAVLLPERGFLFLRLLFLDNQAIYFQVVIALSAVLVLLYEVLNPHPRGEGPGVRELPLEWYAILVAMTLGLFLMTMSVNLLSIYLSIELVSICSYLLTALTADRKASEGGIKYLLFGAISSAIMLYGMSFLYGMTGTLDLTAEAFGAELARQDAAVVAVAVLLTLAGLLFKLAGVPFHVWTPDAYEAAPVPVAAFFSVAPKAAAVLVLMRIVTALPVESSGGGATATALQTPLAVLALAGILIGNLSALRQTDAKRLLAYSTIAHAGFLLVGVVALNEAGFEAVLFYASTYMFISLAAFFLIDLLAQVNNTTLAISDFAGLGVKQPLLAVALTIVMLALTGLPPTVGFTAKLLSFSALYDAYQQRPDPWLLALFALGLLNALISLFYYLKIPFLLFFRPAPVKAESGKERKPSRATVWLAVGLVVPVVGLFLKPDWLLAMLASW from the coding sequence TTGTTAACCGATCAACTTACCAACATACTACGCAGTCTCGGTGGCTTTGGCCCTGAGGTATGGCTGTCAGTAGCTTTTTGTGCCCTGCTGGTTGCCGAACTATTGCTGTTGCGGTCCGATCGTCGGAAGGCAAGACAGGTGCTGGCTGGTTTAAGCATCGGAGCGGTACTGGGCGCGGGCATCTGGGCGGTTCTGCTGCCAGAACGTGGCTTCCTGTTTCTGCGGCTGTTATTTCTCGACAACCAGGCTATTTATTTTCAGGTCGTCATTGCCCTGAGTGCGGTGTTAGTGCTGCTGTACGAGGTGCTCAACCCTCACCCCAGGGGAGAGGGGCCGGGGGTGAGGGAACTCCCCCTCGAGTGGTACGCCATCCTGGTGGCCATGACGCTGGGGTTGTTCCTGATGACAATGTCGGTGAATCTGCTCAGTATCTACCTCAGCATTGAACTGGTGTCCATCTGCTCGTACCTGCTCACGGCCCTGACGGCCGACCGGAAAGCGTCGGAAGGCGGGATCAAGTACCTGCTCTTCGGGGCCATCAGCTCCGCCATCATGCTCTACGGTATGTCGTTCCTGTATGGCATGACGGGTACGCTCGACCTGACCGCCGAAGCGTTCGGGGCTGAACTGGCCCGGCAGGATGCCGCCGTAGTCGCCGTGGCCGTACTGCTGACGCTGGCGGGGCTGTTGTTTAAACTGGCGGGTGTTCCGTTTCACGTCTGGACCCCCGATGCTTACGAAGCGGCACCCGTGCCGGTAGCGGCTTTCTTCTCCGTAGCACCCAAAGCGGCTGCGGTGCTGGTACTGATGCGTATCGTTACGGCACTGCCGGTTGAATCCAGTGGTGGCGGGGCTACGGCAACGGCGTTACAGACGCCACTGGCCGTTCTGGCGCTGGCTGGTATCCTCATTGGTAATCTGTCGGCGCTGCGCCAGACCGACGCCAAGCGGTTGCTGGCCTATTCGACGATTGCTCATGCGGGGTTTCTGCTGGTAGGCGTCGTTGCACTGAATGAAGCCGGTTTCGAGGCTGTTCTGTTTTATGCCAGTACCTACATGTTCATATCGCTGGCCGCCTTTTTTCTGATCGATTTGCTGGCTCAGGTCAATAATACGACACTGGCTATCAGTGATTTTGCCGGGTTGGGTGTCAAGCAGCCGTTGCTGGCTGTGGCACTCACGATCGTGATGCTCGCCCTGACAGGACTGCCGCCAACGGTTGGCTTCACGGCTAAGCTTTTGTCGTTTTCGGCGCTCTACGACGCTTACCAGCAACGACCCGATCCGTGGCTGCTGGCGTTGTTTGCACTGGGTTTGCTCAATGCGCTGATCTCGCTGTTTTACTACCTGAAAATTCCGTTCCTGCTTTTCTTTCGCCCCGCCCCGGTGAAGGCCGAATCGGGTAAGGAACGTAAACCCTCCAGGGCTACCGTCTGGCTGGCTGTGGGTCTGGTGGTGCCGGTGGTGGGGCTGTTTCTAAAACCTGACTGGTTGTTGGCTATGCTGGCAAGTTGGTAA
- a CDS encoding TerC family protein — translation MSDLFTAASIISLLTLTFLEIVLGIDNIIFISIAANKLAPQDQGKARNIGLILAMAFRLGLLTIISVVISLSKPFTHIDAGWFRAALTGQSLILFAGGIFLLYKATSEIHHKLEGSDNELDEGAMNGKATVSSVVAQIAITNIVFSIDSILTAIGLTQNVTIMMIAVVLSVVIMMFFAGPVGKFVNEHPTIQMLGLAFLIMIGFMLIAEGAHLSEVVIFDQEVGTVPKGYLYFAIAFSLLVEFLNIRLRKTQKPIHLRNYEGQPQRDGMI, via the coding sequence ATGAGCGACTTATTTACCGCTGCATCCATCATTAGCTTACTAACCCTAACGTTCCTGGAGATCGTTTTGGGCATCGATAATATCATCTTTATTTCGATTGCCGCCAATAAACTGGCTCCCCAGGATCAGGGAAAGGCACGTAACATTGGACTGATTCTGGCCATGGCTTTCCGGCTGGGGCTGCTGACCATTATTTCGGTGGTTATTTCACTCAGTAAACCGTTCACGCACATCGATGCGGGCTGGTTTCGGGCTGCCCTAACCGGCCAGAGCCTGATTTTGTTTGCCGGCGGAATCTTCCTGCTTTATAAAGCAACCTCCGAAATTCACCACAAGCTGGAAGGGTCGGACAATGAACTGGACGAAGGTGCCATGAATGGTAAAGCGACGGTCAGCAGTGTTGTCGCACAGATTGCGATCACCAACATCGTTTTCTCGATCGACTCTATCCTGACGGCCATCGGCCTCACACAAAACGTAACGATCATGATGATCGCCGTTGTGCTGTCGGTTGTTATCATGATGTTCTTTGCCGGTCCGGTGGGCAAGTTTGTCAACGAACACCCAACCATTCAGATGCTTGGCCTGGCTTTTCTGATCATGATCGGGTTCATGCTCATCGCCGAAGGTGCTCACCTGTCGGAAGTAGTTATCTTCGATCAGGAAGTAGGAACGGTACCCAAGGGGTATTTGTACTTCGCTATTGCCTTCTCGCTGCTAGTTGAGTTTCTGAACATTCGCCTGCGCAAAACCCAGAAGCCAATTCACCTGCGCAACTACGAAGGGCAGCCCCAGCGCGACGGAATGATTTAA
- a CDS encoding AsmA family protein, translated as MSKALVRILLGILALILLLAGFVMLIATTPWGQQLVTKQVNSYLAGKLNSPFRIGRIRYSIPDYIELENVFFKTPKGDTLLDGGRMRVDLDMWGLLHNRVAINNIELEHIRLNVNRIADATSTATNPPSFNFQYILDAFIPPGDTTKPTTPVDTTVAPLDVNLAGIFLNDVRIRYRDDVVGADVNAYVDSLRAGFDKTDVSKSQYYLSNVAVNGLNAYTRLYEGIPVPSDPSDPNDSLDIGLGKWQVNKAKWDVRVETADFKTTGSVGKLTMESDYFYLNGAKIGIKSLAMANADIAAVLTKPTKKAASTPPSSATSTAPGWQARIGTVQFANNRIRYDDETAPRQKNGLDYGHLDLRAFGVEGKALAYQDLGKRGQRVSGQIRKAQFKATSGFTLQQFDADLLYDDKNTRLTGLYIKTPTSLLRDQLILRYDSLAQLSDPRFAKRVSVRANLRQSRLSVLDVLQLAPFLADTPPFTDTRAVFRADAQANGTLAALNIPRFGLDMLSGTHVRMSGQLTNVTDPDRIGVDLQIQDGTTRLADINKLAPKGSIPSSIALPPCLI; from the coding sequence GTGTCCAAAGCCCTTGTTCGTATCCTGCTCGGTATCCTGGCCCTCATTCTGTTGTTGGCGGGATTTGTGATGCTCATTGCCACGACACCCTGGGGACAGCAACTGGTTACGAAGCAGGTTAACTCATACCTCGCCGGAAAGCTCAACTCTCCGTTCCGCATTGGTAGAATCCGGTATTCGATTCCTGATTACATCGAGCTGGAAAATGTATTTTTCAAAACACCCAAGGGTGATACGTTACTCGACGGTGGTCGAATGCGTGTTGACCTCGACATGTGGGGACTCTTGCATAATCGGGTCGCTATCAACAACATCGAACTCGAACACATTCGGTTGAATGTAAACCGGATCGCCGATGCGACCAGCACGGCTACCAACCCGCCCAGCTTTAACTTCCAGTATATTCTTGACGCGTTTATTCCACCCGGCGATACGACGAAGCCGACAACGCCCGTCGATACAACCGTGGCCCCGCTGGATGTCAACCTCGCCGGTATCTTCCTGAACGATGTCCGGATCAGGTACCGCGACGATGTAGTGGGGGCCGACGTCAACGCTTACGTCGACAGCCTAAGGGCGGGTTTCGACAAGACCGATGTCTCCAAATCCCAGTATTATCTGTCGAACGTAGCCGTCAATGGGCTGAACGCCTACACGCGTCTGTACGAAGGCATACCTGTACCTTCTGACCCGTCAGATCCCAATGATTCGCTCGATATAGGACTCGGAAAATGGCAGGTTAACAAAGCAAAATGGGATGTCCGCGTTGAAACGGCTGATTTCAAAACCACAGGAAGCGTCGGAAAGCTCACCATGGAGTCGGACTATTTTTACCTGAACGGCGCCAAAATCGGTATCAAGTCGCTCGCTATGGCCAATGCTGACATCGCGGCCGTCCTGACCAAACCGACGAAGAAAGCCGCATCGACCCCGCCCTCGTCAGCGACCTCAACCGCGCCGGGCTGGCAAGCCAGAATTGGCACCGTTCAGTTCGCCAATAACCGCATCCGGTACGACGACGAGACAGCTCCCCGCCAGAAAAACGGCCTCGACTACGGCCACCTCGACCTGCGCGCGTTTGGCGTCGAAGGCAAGGCACTGGCTTATCAGGATCTGGGTAAGCGGGGCCAGCGGGTAAGCGGGCAGATTCGCAAAGCGCAGTTCAAGGCGACCAGCGGATTTACGCTCCAGCAGTTCGACGCTGACCTGCTCTACGACGATAAAAACACGCGCCTGACGGGTTTGTATATCAAAACCCCAACATCGCTCCTGCGCGATCAGCTGATACTCCGCTACGATTCGCTGGCGCAGCTGAGCGACCCGCGCTTTGCCAAACGGGTAAGTGTGCGGGCCAACCTGCGCCAGAGCCGGCTATCGGTTCTCGACGTGCTCCAGCTGGCTCCGTTTCTGGCCGACACACCACCTTTTACCGACACGCGGGCCGTCTTCCGGGCCGATGCCCAGGCTAATGGCACCCTGGCTGCGCTGAACATACCCCGTTTCGGGCTCGACATGCTGTCGGGTACGCACGTTCGGATGAGTGGTCAACTGACAAACGTAACCGATCCCGACCGTATTGGTGTTGACCTGCAAATTCAGGACGGAACAACGCGGCTGGCCGATATTAATAAACTTGCCCCCAAAGGGTCAATTCCTTCGTCTATTGCCCTCCCCCCCTGTTTGATCTGA